The Bombus affinis isolate iyBomAffi1 chromosome 17, iyBomAffi1.2, whole genome shotgun sequence genome includes a region encoding these proteins:
- the LOC126926168 gene encoding myosin heavy chain, non-muscle isoform X1, with protein MADVDSRVDHSDPELRFLSVDRNNFNDPATQAEWTQKKLVWVPHETQGFVAAGIKGERGDEVEVEIAETGKRVLVAKDDIQKMNPPKFDKVEDMAELTCLNEASVLHNLKDRYYSGLIYTYSGLFCVVVNPYKRLPIYTEKIMERYKGIKRHEVPPHVFAITDTAYRSMLQDREDQSILCTGESGAGKTENTKKVIQYLAYVAASKPKSNATPSPALIIGSGNVSDKFAVINGELEQQLLQANPILEAFGNAKTVKNDNSSRFGKFIRINFDASGYIAGANIETYLLEKSRAIRQAKDERTFHIFYQLLAGASADQKKEFILEDPKHYPFLSNGALPVPGVDDSAEFFSTVKSMHIMGMTNEDFSSIFRIVSAVMLFGSMQFRQERNSDQATLPDNTVAQKISHLLGLSVTEMTKAFLKPRIKVGRDFVTKAQTKEQVEFAVEAISKACYERMFRWLVNRINRSLDRTKRQGASFIGILDMAGFEIFELNSFEQLCINYTNEKLQQLFNHTMFILEQEEYQREGIEWKFIDFGLDLQPTIDLIDKPMGIMALLDEECWFPKATDKTFVEKLVGAHSVHPKFMKTDFRGVADFAIIHYAGKVDYSAAKWLMKNMDPLNENVVSLLQNSQDPFVCHIWKDAEIVGMAQQALTDTQFGARTRKGMFRTVSQLYKEQLAKLMVTLRNTNPNFVRCIIPNHEKKAGKIDAPLVLDQLRCNGVLEGIRICRQGFPNRIPFQEFRQRYELLTPNAIPKGFMDGKKACEKMIQALELDPNLYRVGQSKIFFRAGVLAHLEEERDYKITDIIVNFQAFCRGFLARRNYQKRLQQLNAIRIIQRNCAAYLKLRNWQWWRLYTKVKPLLEVTKQEEKLTQKEDELKQVRDKLEMQLHSAQEYERKYQQAMEEKTMLAEQLQAEVELCAEAEEMRARLAARKQELEEILHDLETRIEEEEERSAGLTQEKKKLQLNISDLEEQLEEEEAARQKLQLEKVQCDAKIKKLEEDLALSEDTNQKLLKEKKILEERANDLSQTLAEEEEKAKHLSKLKAKHEATIADLEERLLKDHQQRQEVDRSKRKIETEVSDLKEQLAERKTQVEELQLQLGKREEELNQVMAKMDEEGAAKAQAQKALRELESQLAELQEDLEAEKAARGKAEKLKRDLNEELEALKNELLDSLDTTAAQQELRSKREQELATLKKNLEEETSIHEATLADMRHKHTQELTALNEQMDALKKTKAVLEKAKGTLEAENADLATELRSVGASRQESDRRRKQAEQQLAEVNAKLAEVERNRQELIERVTKLQQESESIMQQLEAAELKASAALKASATCESQFTELQQQLEEETRQKLALSSKLRALESEKESLHDQLEEEEEAKRCLDKQVMGLTVQLAEAKKRVEEETEAATALEEARKRCMKDIEALQRQVEELQAANDKLDKSKKKIQAELEDSIIELEAQRAKVLELEKKQKNFDKFGELSVLAEEKAVSEQYAEQRDAAEREAREKETRVLSLTRELDEMNEKVEELERIRRGLQSELDELVNNQGTADKNVHELEKAKRALESQLAEQRSQVEELEDELQFTEDAKLRLEVNMQALRAQFERDLQAKEEQAEEKRRGLVKQLRDLEAELEDERKQRAAAIAQRKKMEADYKDIEQQLEMHNKVKEDALKQLKKLQAQIKDCTRETEEARAARDELAASAKETERKVKSLEADLMQLTEDYASSERARRAAENERDELQEELNNNANKGTLMLDEKRRLEARIATLEEELEEEQSNGELLMDRARKAQITIEQLTNDLTTERSTTQKLESHKLLLERQNKELKTKLTELETAQRAKTKATIQQLESKINNLDEQLETEAKERFVQQKINRKLEKKLKELSLQLEDERRNSDQYKEQAEKVNARMKTLKRQLDEAEEEISRHKAMKRKTQREMDDMLESQEELTREVANLKNKLRRGGPSICLSSRLKRGSVQTGGSGDDSTTQDESIDGEETVN; from the exons ATGGCGGACGTCGACTCGAGGGTGGATCATTCGGATCCCGAATTGCGGTTCCTTTCCGTTGACAGGAATAATTTCAATGATCCTGCAACTCAGGCGGAATGGACGCAGAAAAAGCTGGTTTGGGTGCCTCACGAAACTCAGGGTTTCGTTGCAGCCGGGATAAAGGGTGAACGGGGTGATGAGGTCGAAGTGGAGATTGCCGAAACTGGAAAACGGGTCCTTGTCGCGAAAGATGATATTCAGAAGATGAATCCACCGAAATTTGATAAAGTTGAAGACATGGCTGAATTAACGTGCCTAAATGAAGCTTCGGTACTGCATAACCTCAAAGACAGATACTACTCCGGCCTCATTTAC ACATACTCAGGACTATTCTGCGTGGTGGTAAATCCATACAAGAGGCTGCCAATTTACACGGAAAAGATAATGGAGAGGTATAAGGGTATCAAGAGACACGAGGTCCCACCTCATGTTTTTGCTATTACGGACACTGCATATCGTTCTATGCTTCAAG ATCGCGAAGACCAGTCCATTCTATGCACCGGTGAATCCGGCGCTGGTAAAACTGAGAACACGAAAAAAGTAATTCAATACCTGGCATACGTCGCTGCCTCGAAACCAAAATCAAATGCG ACACCAAGTCCGGCATTAATCATA GGTTCCGGAAATGTTTCGgataaatttgcggtaattaAC GGTGAATTGGAACAGCAACTCTTACAAGCGAATCCAATTTTAGAAGCTTTTGGGAATGCTAAAACAGTGAAAAATGACAACTCATCCCGATTT GGTAAATTCATTCGAATAAACTTCGATGCCTCGGGTTACATTGCCGGTGCAAACATAGAGACTTATCTTCTGGAAAAGTCAAGAGCAATTCGACAAGCGAAAGATGAGAGAACCTTCCACATATTTTATCAACTTCTAGCAGGTGCCTCCGCTGATCAAAAGA aGGAATTTATCTTGGAGGATCCGAAACACTATCCATTCCTTTCCAATGGCGCATTACCAGTTCCAGGAGTGGACGATTCAGCTGAGTTCTTCTCAACCGTGAAGTCCATGCATATCATGGGCATGACAAATGAAGATTTTTCTTCGATCTTTCGTATCGTGTCTGCGGTAATGCTATTTGGTTCTATGCAGTTCCGTCAAGAAAGGAACTCGGATCAAGCCACGTTACCGGACAATACTGTTGCTCAAAAAATTTCTCATTTACTCGGTTTGAGCGTAACAGAAATGACAAAAGCATTTTTAAAACCAAGAATTAAAGTGGGTAGAGACTTCGTAACGAAAGCACAAACAAAAGAGCAAGTTGAATTTGCTGTAGAAGCAATTTCAAAAGCTTGCTATGAGAGAATGTTTAGGTGGCTTGTAAACCGAATCAACCGATCATTGGATCGGACAAAAAGACAAGGAGCAAGTTTTATCGGTATCTTAGATATGGCTGGTTTTGAAATATTCGAGTTGAACAGTTTTGAACAGTTATGCATTAATTATACCAACGAGAAGTTACAACAATTATTCAACCATACCATGTTCATTTTGGAACAAGAAGAATATCAAAGAGAAGGAATTGAATGGAAGTTTATTGATTTTGGATTAGATTTGCAACCAACTATTGATTTGATTGATAAACCGATGG GCATCATGGCTTTACTGGATGAAGAATGTTGGTTCCCTAAAGCAACAGATAAAACATTTGTTGAAAAATTAGTAGGTGCACATAGTGTACATCCAAAATTCATGAAAACAGACTTCAGAGGTGTGGCAGATTTTGCTATCATACATTATGCTGGAAAAGTTGATTATTCAGCTGCCAAATGGTTGATGAAAAATATGGATCCTTTGAATGAAAATGTTGTTAGTCTTTTACAAAATTCACAAGATCCTTTCGTTTGTCATATTTGGAAAGACGCAGAAATTGTTGGAATGGCTCAACAAGCATTAACTGATACACAATTTGGTGCAAGAACAAGGAAAGGCATGTTCAGAACAGTTTCTCAATTGTACAAGGAACAATTAGCAAAATTAATGGTTACTTTAAGAAACACAAATCCTAATTTTGTAAGATGCATCATACCAAATCATGAAAAGAAGGCTGGAAAAATTGATGCACCATTGGTACTGGATCAATTGAGATGTAATGGAGTTTTAGAAGGAATTCGAATTTGCCGACAAGGATTTCCAAATAGAATACCATTTCAAGAATTCAGACAAAGATACGAACTTCTAACACCAAATGCTATTCCTAAAGGGTTTATGGATGGAAAGAAAGCTTGTGAGAAAATG ATTCAAGCTCTTGAACTTGACCCTAATCTTTATCGCGTTGGTCAATCAAAAATTTTCTTCCGTGCTGGAGTTTTGGCTCATCTTGAAGAAGAACGTGATTATAAAATCACTGACATAATTGTTAATTTCCAAGCATTCTGCCGTGGTTTTCTTGCTCGCAGAAATTATCAGAAACGTTTGCAACAGTTAAATGCTATTAGAATTATTCAAAGAAATTGTGCTGCTTACTTAAAACTTAGAAATTGGCAATGGTGGCGTTTGTATACAAAGGTGAAACCACTTCTGGAAGTGACAAAACAAGAGGAAAAATTGACTCAAAAAGAAGATGAATTGAAACAAGTACGGGACAAGCTAGAGATGCAATTACATTCTGCACAAGAATATGAACGAAAATATCAACAAGCTATGGAAGAAAAAACTATGTTAGCAGAACAATTACAGGCTGAAGTCGAATTATGTGCAGAAGCAGAAGAAATGCGAGCGAGATTAGCCGCCAGAAAGCAAGAACTAGAAGAGATTCTTCATGATTTGGAAACAAGAattgaagaggaagaagaaagaagtgCTGGATTAActcaagaaaaaaagaaattgcaaTTAAATATAAGTGATCTTGAAGAGCAGTTAGAGGAGGAGGAAGCTGCTAGACAGAAATTACAGTTAGAGAAAGTACAATGTGATGCAAAAATCAAAAAACTTGAGGAAGACCTTGCACTTTCTGAGGATACAAATCAAAAATTATTGAAGGAGAAAAAGATCCTCGAAGAAAGAGCAAATGATTTATCTCAAACACTTgccgaggaagaagaaaaagcgaAGCACTTATCCAAATTAAAAGCAAAACATGAAGCAACGATTGCAGATCTTGAAGAAAGGTTGTTGAAAGATCATCAACAAAGACAGGAAGTAGATAGATCAAAACGGAAAATAGAAACTGAAGTATCAGATTTGAAGGAACAACTTGCAGAAAGGAAGACACAG gtAGAAGAACTTCAACTGCAACTTGGTAAACGTGAAGAAGAATTAAATCAAGTAATGGCAAAAATGGATGAAGAAGGAGCAGCTAAAGCTCAAGCTCAAAAAGCACTTCGTGAATTAGAGTCTCAATTGGCCGAACTTCAAGAAGACTTAGAAGCTGAAAAGGCTGCTAGGGGAAAAGCAGAAAAACTAAAGCGAGACTTAAATGAGGAATTAGAAGCAttgaaaaatgaattattaGATTCTTTAGATACAACTGCTGCACAGCAAGAATTAAGAAGCAAACGGGAACAAGAATTAGCAACATTAAAGAAGAATTTAGAAGAAGAAACATCAATACACGAAGCAACATTGGCGGATATGCGTCATAAGCACACGCAGGAATTGACTGCTTTGAACGAACAAATGGATGCATTGAAGAAAACTAAAGCTGTTTTAGAAAAAGCAAAGGGAACGTTGGAGGCTGAAAATGCTGATTTAGCTACAGAACTTAGGTCTGTTGGTGCGAGTAGGCAAGAATCAGATAGAAGAAGAAAACAGGCTGAACAACAACTTGCTGAAGTAAATGCAAAACTTGCAGAAGTGGAAAGAAACAGGCAGGAACTGATAGAAAGAGTAACAAAATTACAACAAGAATCTGAAAGTATTATGCAACAATTAGAGGCAGCAGAGTTGAAAGCTTCTGCAGCCTTGAAAGCTTCAGCAACTTGCGAATCTCAATTTACAGAACTTCAGCAACAACTTGAAGAGGAAACAAGACAAAAATTAGCTTTAAGTTCAAAATTGAGAGCGTTAGAAAGTGAAAAGGAAAGTCTGCATGATCAattagaagaagaagaggaggcaAAGAGATGCTTAGATAAACAG GTTATGGGCTTAACTGTACAATTGGCTGAAGCAAAGAAAAGAGTTGAGGAAGAAACCGAAGCTGCTACAGCATTGGAAGAAGCAAGAAAGCGGTGCATGAAAGACATTGAAGCACTTCAAAGACAAGTTGAAGAACTACAAGCTGCTAATGATAAATTAGACAAATCAAAGAAAAAGATTCAAGCAGAATTAGAAGATAGTATCATTGAGCTCGAAGCGCAAAGAGCAAAGGTGCTGGAATTGGAGAAGAAACAGAAAAATTTCGATAAG TTTGGGGAACTTTCT gtGCTGGCTGAAGAAAAAGCGGTTTCTGAACAGTATGCAGAGCAACGTGATGCTGCCGAACGTGAGGCTCGTGAAAAAGAAACTCGTGTCTTATCCTTAACCCGAGAACTTGACGAAATGAATGAGAAAGTTGAAGAACTCGAACGAATTCGTCGAGGTCTCCAATCAGAATTGGATGAACTCGTAAACAATCAAGGAACAGCAGACAAAAATGTGCATGAACTAGAAAAAGCAAAACGTGCTCTTGAGTCACAATTGGCGGAGCAACGTTCTCAAGTAGAAGAGCTCGAGGATGAGTTGCAATTTACGGAAGATGCAAAGTTGCGTCTAGAAGTAAATATGCAAGCTCTAAGAGCCCAATTCGAGCGAGACTTGCAAGCTAAAGAAGAACAAGCTGAGGAGAAACGAAGAGGATTGGTGAAACAATTGCGCGATCTTGAAGCGGAATTAGAGGATGAAAGAAAACAAAGAGCTGCCGCTATTGCACAACGTAAAAAAATGGAAGCAGACTATAAAGATATTGAACAGCAATTGGAAATGCACAATAAGGTAAAAGAAGATGCATTGAAACAATTGAAGAAACTGCAAGCCCAAATAAAAGATTGCACTAGAGAAACTGAGGAAGCTAGAGCTGCCAGAGATGAACTTGCAGCAAGTGCTAAAGAAactgagagaaaggtaaagagtTTAGAAGCAGACTTAATGCAATTAACTGAAGATTATGCCAGCAGTGAACGCGCTAGAAGAGCTGCTGAGAACGAAAGAGACGAATTACAGGAAGAACTCAATAATAATGCTAATAAGGGTACATTAATGTTGGATGAAAAACGTAGATTGGAAGCTAGAATAGCAACATTGGAAGAAGAATTAGAAGAAGAACAATCAAATGGTGAATTGCTAATGGATAGAGCTAGAAAAGCGCAAATAACTATCGAACAActaacaaatgatttaacgacTGAGAGATCAACTACACAGAAATTGGAATCGCACAAATTGTTATTAGAAAGGCAAAATAAGGAGTTGAAGACGAAACTCACAGAATTAGAAACTGCTCAAAGAGCAAAGACCAAAGCTACCATTCAACAATTAGAGTCAAAGATTAATAACCTTGATGAACAATTAGAAACTGAAGCAAAAGAAAGATTTGTACAACAGAAGATTAATAGAAAATTGGAGAAAAAGCTAAAGGAATTAAGTTTACAGTTAGAAGACGAAAGGAGAAATTCAGATCAATATAAAGAACAAGCAGAAAAAGTAAATGCTAGAATGAAAACTTTGAAGAGACAGCTTGATGAAGCTGAAGAAGAAATTAGCAGGCATAAAGCAATGAAAAGGAAAACGCAAAGAGAAATGGATGATATGCTTGAATCTCAAGAAGAGCTAACCAGGGAGGTTGCAaatcttaaaaataaattaag ACGAGGTGGTCCTTCAATATGCCTTAGTTCGCGTCTGAAACGCGGCTCTGTTCAAACCGGTGGATCCGGCGACGATTCGACGACACAGGATGAAAGCATCGATGGTGAGGAAACTGTCAACTGA